A single region of the Vicia villosa cultivar HV-30 ecotype Madison, WI linkage group LG4, Vvil1.0, whole genome shotgun sequence genome encodes:
- the LOC131595777 gene encoding auxin-induced protein IAA4 → MEFKATELRLGLPGITEEEEKKIKNNKRQLPQTSEESVSISKVTNDEQIVESSSAAPPAKAKIVGWPPIRSYRKNSLQEADAGGIFVKVSMDGAPYLRKIDLKVYGGYPELLKALETMFKLTIGEYSEREGYKGSEFAPTYEDKDGDWMLVGDVPWDMFVTSCKRLRIMKGAEAKGLGCGV, encoded by the exons ATGGAATTCAAGGCTACTGAACTTAGATTGGGGTTACCAGGAATAACAGAGGAAGaggagaagaaaatcaagaaCAACAAAAGACAATTACCTCAAACTTCTGAGGAATCTGTTTCAATTTCCAAGGTTACAAATGATGAGCAGATTGTGGAGAGTTCTTCTGCAGCCCCTCCTGCAAA GGCAAAGATAGTTGGGTGGCCACCAATTAGATCTTACAGGAAAAACAGTTTGCAGGAGGCTGATGCTGGTGGGATCTTTGTGAAAGTGAGCATGGATGGTGCCCCTTACCTTAGAAAGATTGACTTAAAGGTCTATGGAGGGTACCCAGAATTACTCAAAGCTCTAGAAACCATGTTCAAGTTAACCATAG GTGAGTATTCTGAAAGAGAAGGTTACAAGGGATCTGAATTTGCACCAACTTATGAAGACAAGGATGGTGATTGGATGTTAGTCGGAGATGTTCCATGGGA CATGTTTGTGACTTCCTGCAAAAGGCTAAGAATCATGAAAGGGGCAGAAGCTAAAGGTTTGGGCTGTGGTGTATGA
- the LOC131595778 gene encoding serine/threonine receptor-like kinase NFP has product MKTFKPLHHLSTLFFFLLLPFLNSQTPRQENNTGFTCNKNQTNTYPCQTYAFYRATSPNYLDLATISDLFSLSRLSISKPSNISSPSTPLLPNQPLLIPITCSCNFINTTFGSISYSNITYTIKPKDTFFIVSTINYQNLTTYPSVEVVNPNLVATNLSIGDNAVFPIFCKCPDRTRNSSSFMISYVVQPSDNVSSIASMFGASEKSITDVNGEKLYDYDTIFVPVTKLPVLKQPSTAVVPSPAPSRNSNDVGGGDGGDDKSGIVRGLAIGLGILGFLLILILGIWLYREMVFKKEEKEKDMYFGEKGKKGEDYKKKGMDVNFMANVSDCLDKYRVFGYDELVEATDGFDESFLIQGCVYKGEIDGQVYAIKKMKWNAYEELKILQKVNHGNLVKLEGFCIEPEESNCYLVYEYVENGSLYSWLHEDKNEKLNWVRRLRIAIDIANGLLYIHEHTRPKVVHKDIKSSNILLDSNMRAKIANFGLAKSGINAITMHIVGTQGYISPEYLTDGVVSTKMDVFSFGVLLLELISGKEVIDEEGNVLWARAIKTFEVKSEQEKAKRLKEWLDEAILKETCSMESLMGVLSVAIACLHRDPSKRPSIIDIVYSLTKCEENGFELSDDGFGTQKLVAR; this is encoded by the exons ATGAAAACTTTCAAACCTCTTCACCACTTATCcactctcttcttcttcctcctcctccCCTTCCTCAACTCCCAAACTCCAAGACAAGAAAACAACACAGGCTTCACCTGCAACAAAAACCAAACAAACACTTATCCATGTCAAACCTACGCATTCTACAGAGCAACCTCCCCAAACTACCTCGACCTCGCCACAATCTCCGACCTCTTCTCCCTCAGCCGCTTATCCATCTCAAAACCCTCCAACATCTCTTCCCCTTCCACCCCTTTACTCCCCAACCAACCCCTCCTCATCCCCATCACCTGTTCCTGCAACTTCATCAACACCACCTTCGGTTCCATCTCTTACTCCAACATCACCTACACCATCAAaccaaaagacacttttttcattGTCTCAACTATAAACTACCAGAATCTCACTACCTACCCTTCCGTTGAAGTCGTTAACCCGAATCTCGTTGCTACTAATCTCTCAATTGGTGATAACGCTGTTTTCCCTATCTTCTGCAAGTGTCCTGATAGAACCAGAAACAGTTCCAGTTTCATGATTTCTTATGTTGTTCAGCCTTCTGATAATGTTTCATCTATTGCTTCGATGTTTGGAGCTTCTGAGAAGTCTATAACTGatgttaatggtgagaaattatATGATTATGATACTATTTTTGTTCCTGTTACTAAATTACCTGTTTTGAAACAACCTAGTACTGCTGTTGTTCCTTCTCCGGCGCCGAGTCGGAATTCTAATGATGTTGGTGGTGGTGATGGTGGTGATGATAAGAGTGGGATTGTTAGAGGGTTGGCTATTGGGTTggggattttagggtttttgttgattttgattttgggGATTTGGTTATACAGAGAGATGGTGTTTAAGAAGGAAGAGAAAGAGAAGGATATGTATTTTGGAGAGAAAGGGAAAAAGGGGGAGGATTATAAGAAGAAGGGGATGGATGTGAATTTTATGGCTAATGTGTCTGATTGTTTGGATAAGTATAGGGTTTTTGGATATGATGAATTGGTGGAAGCTACGGATGGGTTTGATGAAAGTTTTTTGATTCAAGGGTGTGTTTATAAAGGTGAGATTGATGGACAGGTTTATGCTATTAAGAAGATGAAGTGGAATGCTTATGAAGAGCTCAAAATTTTGCAGAAG GTAAACCATGGGAATTTGGTGAAGTTGGAAGGATTCTGCATAGAACCAGAAGAATCAAATTGCTATTTAGTATATGAATATGTTGAAAATGGATCTCTATACTCATGGTTACATGAAGACAAAAATGAAAAGTTGAATTGGGTAAGAAGACTAAGAATAGCCATTGACATAGCCAATGGTTTATTATACATTCATGAACACACAAGACCAAAAGTTGTACACAAAGACATTAAAAGTAGCAACATACTCTTGGACTCAAACATGCGAGCTAAGATTGCGAATTTCGGTCTTGCAAAGAGCGGAATAAATGCGATTACAATGCACATTGTAGGAACACAAGGTTACATTTCACCCGAATATCTAACCGACGGTGTCGTGTCAACAAAGATGGATGTGTTTTCCTTTGGTGTTTTGTTGTTGGAGTTGATTTCTGGGAAGGAAGTGATTGATGAGGAGGGAAATGTTTTGTGGGCTAGGGCTATAAAAACATTTGAAGTGAAAAGTGAACAAGAAAAAGCTAAGAGACTTAAGGAATGGTTGGATGAAGCTATTTTGAAAGAGACATGTTCAATGGAAAGTTTGATGGGTGTACTTAGTGTTGCTATTGCTTGCTTGCATAGAGATCCATCAAAGAGACCTAGTATTATAGATATTGTTTATTCACTTACTAAATGTGAAGAGAATGGGTTTGAGCTATCTGATGATGGGTTTGGTACACAAAAATTGGTGGCTAGGTGA
- the LOC131595781 gene encoding photosynthetic NDH subunit of subcomplex B 5, chloroplastic-like, whose amino-acid sequence MALTSSLSLIPSTITSPPKLTSKSFSSLSPPNFHGIFTKSNNNSTKFLLSAGFNVIEPDLNEDPIDQFRTNGIPPEEFEFGIFDGHHTFYEGEEDKGTFWGALKDEVVGAGPPTGFQGLISWLFPPVIAAGVFFNVPGEYLFIGAGIFTIVFCIIEMDKPDQPHHFEPQIYNMERGARDKLISDYNSMSIWDFNEKYGDIWDFTIKKEASDIMKR is encoded by the exons ATGGCGCTAACTTCTTCACTCTCACTCATCCCTTCCACCATCACTTCTCCACCCAAACTCACTTCCAAATCCTTCTCATCTCTATCACCACCTAATTTCCATGGCATCTTCACCAAATCTAACAACAACTCAACTAAATTCTTGTTGAGTGCTGGTTTCAATGTTATTGAGCCTGACCTCAATGAAGATCCTATAGACCAATTTCGCACTAATGGCATTCCACCt GAAGAGTTTGAGTTTGGAATATTTGATGGTCACCATACTTTTTATGAAGGAGAAGAAGATAAAG GAACATTTTGGGGTGCACTTAAGGATGAGGTAGTAGGAGCAGGACCCCCCACTGGATTCCAGG GTCTAATTTCATGGCTCTTCCCACCAGTCATTGCTGCTGGGGTATTCTTCAATGTTCCG GGTGAGTACTTGTTCATTGGAGCAGGAATATTTACAATCGTATTTTGCATAATTGAGATGGATAAACCTGATCAACCACACCACTTTGAACCTCAAATATACAACATGGAAAGAGGAGCTAGAGACAAGTTGATAAGTGACTATAATTCTATGAGCATATGGGATTTCAATGAAAAATATGGTGACATTTGGGATTTTACAATCAAGAAGGAAGCGAGTGACATAATGAAGAGATAA
- the LOC131595779 gene encoding acylamino-acid-releasing enzyme-like isoform X1 has translation MQFEEEQQYASLSNLLPHFTTIPTIHKAWLFNNTLGIFSFTQPHLLTNQTKTSILSCEVLKQETDVKFQWAPFPIQMSGVVSMIVPSPSGSKLLVIRNPEIKEDDASSCFQIWSSSCLEKEFHVPQTMHGSVYNDGWFEGVSWNLDETLIAYVAEEPSSTRPVFNNMGYMKGGCAEKDFGSWKGQGVWEEDWGETYSAKRRPTLFVINVNSGEVQAVKGIDKSLSIGQVVWAPCTESSNQCLVFVGWSSEARKLGMKYCSNRPCALYAVRAPHHESKPEKPEHHSTEELHALNLTPTISSALFPRFSPNGEFLVFLSAKSAVDSGVHNATNSLHRIDWPTDGKLYQSAKIHDVIPVVMRAEDGCFPGLYCTAIHDNPWLSDNCTMIISSIWHSCEVLLSVNVLSGEVLRISPEDSNFSWNLLTLNGNNILAISSNPVNVPQIMYGMVVEKAKRNTTWNWSKISSPIFKCSDKVTTLLSSLQCSILKISVTDASNDPIKGADKPFEAIFVSSKTMNKDLCNPLIVILHGGPQDVSLSHFSKSWAFLSSIGYSLLIVNYRGSLGFGEEALQSLPGKVGSQDVNDVLSAIDHVINLGLASPSKITVMGISHGGFLTTHLIGQAPEKFVAVAAINPVCNFALMVGTTDIPDWCYVEAFGTIARNRFKETLSAEDLSLFYSKSPISHVSKVKAPTLFLLGAQDRRVPIFDGLQYARALKEKGTEVKIIMFQNDVHALKRPQSEWESILNIGAWFNKYSK, from the exons ATGCAGTTTGAGGAAGAACAACAGTATGCTTCTCTCTCTAACTTACTTCCACACTTCACCACCATTCCCACCATTCACAAAGCATGGCTTTTCAACAATACACTAGGAATATTTTCTTTTACCCAACCTCATCTtttaacaaaccaaaccaaaacttCAATTCTCTCCTGTGAAGTTCTTAAACAAGAAACTGATGTTAAGTTTCAGTGGGCTCCGTTTCCAATTCAGATGTCCGGTGTTGTTTCTATGATTGTTCCGTCTCCTTCTGGTTCTAAGCTTTTGGTGATTCGGAATCCGGAGATTAAAGAAGATGATGCTAGTTCTTGTTTTCAGATTTGGAGTTCGTCTTGCTTGGAGAAGGAGTTTCATGTTCCTCAAACAATGCATGGTTCTGTTTATAATGATGGATG GTTTGAGGGTGTTTCTTGGAACTTGGATGAAACATTGATAGCATATGTAGCAGAAGAGCCCTCTTCTACAAGGCCAGTATTTAACAATATGGGTTACATGAAAGGGGGTTGTGCAGAGAAGGATTTTGGTAGTTGGAAAGGTCAAGGAGTCTGGGAGGAGGATTGGGGAGAAACATATTCTGCAAAGAGACGGCCTACACTTTTTGTTATCAACGTCAACAG TGGAGAGGTACAAGCTGTCAAAGGAATTGACAAATCTTTGAGCATTGGCCAAGTTGTCTGGGCTCCATGTACCGAAAGCTCGAATCAGTGTCTTGTTTTTGTCGGGTGGTCATCTGAGGCAAGAAAGCTTGGTATGAAGTACTGCTCTAACAGGCCTTGTGCATTGTATGCGGTTAGAGCACCACATCATGAGTCAAAACCCGAGAAACCAGAGCACCA CTCAACTGAAGAATTGCATGCACTGAATCTAACTCCAACAATAAGTAGTGCTCTTTTTCCGCGATTCAG TCCAAATGGAGAGTTTCTTGTATTTTTATCTGCAAAAAGTGCTGTGGATTCAGGAGTGCACAATGCTACAAATTCACTTCATAGGATTGATTGGCCAACTGATGGGAAACTGTACCAATCCGCCAAAATTCACGACGTC ATTCCTGTTGTAATGCGTGCTGAGGATGGTTGTTTCCCCGGGCTTTATTGTACAGCTATCCATGATAATCCTTGGCTTTCCGACAACTGCACAATGATCATATCATCCATATGGCACAGCTGTGAAGTTCTACTTTCTGTGAATGTGTTGAG TGGGGAAGTATTACGTATCAGCCCAGAAGACTCAAATTTCTCGTGGAATCTTCTTACACTGAATGGGAACAATATTCTCGCCA TTTCCAGCAATCCGGTCAATGTTCCTCAAATTATGTATGGAATGGTCGTTGAGAAGGCAAAGAGAAATACTACATGGAATTGGTCAAAGATATCTAGTCCCATATTCAAATGTTCTGACAAG GTTACAACTTTGCTGTCCTCTCTCCAGTGCAGTATACTGAAGATTTCAGTCACAGATGCTTCCAACGATCCAATAAAAG gtGCTGATAAACCTTTTGAAGCCATATTTGTATCATCCAAAACCATGAACAAGGATTTATGTAATCCATTAATTGTGATCCTTCATGGAGGGCCTCAAGACGTCTCTTTGTCACACTTCTCTAAGTCTTGGGCGTTTCTATCTTCGATTGGATATAGCTTGTTGATTGTAAATTACAG AGGTTCATTAGGATTTGGCGAGGAAGCACTACAGTCTCTTCCAGGGAAAGTTGGATCTCAG GATGTCAATGATGTTCTCTCTGCCATAGATCATGTGATCAACTTGGGTCTTGCCAGTCCATCCAAGATTACGGTGATGGGAATTTCACATGGTGGTTTTTTGACGACTCATTTGATTGGTCAG GCACCAGAGAAGTTTGTAGCAGTTGCAGCAATTAATCCAGTTtgtaactttgcactgatggttGGTACAACCGACATCCCTGACTGGTGCTATGTAGAGGCTTTTGGAACCATTGCAAGAAATCGCTTTAAGGAAACACTTTCAGCAGAAGATTTGTCTCTCTTCTATAGCAAATCTCCTATCTCGCACGTTTCAAAG GTAAAGGCACCAACACTCTTCCTTTTAGGTGCACAAGATCGTCGCGTTCCAATCTTTGATGGACTGCAA TACGCTCGAGCTTTAAAAGAGAAAGGAACAGAGGTCAAAATCATCATGTTTCAAAATGATGTTCATGCACTCAAAAG GCCACAGTCTGAATGGGAAAGCATCCTTAACATTGGGGCATGGTTCAACAAATACAGCAAATAA
- the LOC131595779 gene encoding acylamino-acid-releasing enzyme-like isoform X2 — MQFEEEQQYASLSNLLPHFTTIPTIHKAWLFNNTLGIFSFTQPHLLTNQTKTSILSCEVLKQETDVKFQWAPFPIQMSGVVSMIVPSPSGSKLLVIRNPEIKEDDASSCFQIWSSSCLEKEFHVPQTMHGSVYNDGWFEGVSWNLDETLIAYVAEEPSSTRPVFNNMGYMKGGCAEKDFGSWKGQGVWEEDWGETYSAKRRPTLFVINVNSGEVQAVKGIDKSLSIGQVVWAPCTESSNQCLVFVGWSSEARKLGMKYCSNRPCALYAVRAPHHESKPEKPEHHSTEELHALNLTPTISSALFPRFSPNGEFLVFLSAKSAVDSGVHNATNSLHRIDWPTDGKLYQSAKIHDVIPVVMRAEDGCFPGLYCTAIHDNPWLSDNCTMIISSIWHSCEVLLSVNVLSGEVLRISPEDSNFSWNLLTLNGNNILAISSNPVNVPQIMYGMVVEKAKRNTTWNWSKISSPIFKCSDKVTTLLSSLQCSILKISVTDASNDPIKGADKPFEAIFVSSKTMNKDLCNPLIVILHGGPQDVSLSHFSKSWAFLSSIGYSLLIVNYRGSLGFGEEALQSLPGKVGSQDVNDVLSAIDHVINLGLASPSKITVMGISHGGFLTTHLIGTREVCSSCSN; from the exons ATGCAGTTTGAGGAAGAACAACAGTATGCTTCTCTCTCTAACTTACTTCCACACTTCACCACCATTCCCACCATTCACAAAGCATGGCTTTTCAACAATACACTAGGAATATTTTCTTTTACCCAACCTCATCTtttaacaaaccaaaccaaaacttCAATTCTCTCCTGTGAAGTTCTTAAACAAGAAACTGATGTTAAGTTTCAGTGGGCTCCGTTTCCAATTCAGATGTCCGGTGTTGTTTCTATGATTGTTCCGTCTCCTTCTGGTTCTAAGCTTTTGGTGATTCGGAATCCGGAGATTAAAGAAGATGATGCTAGTTCTTGTTTTCAGATTTGGAGTTCGTCTTGCTTGGAGAAGGAGTTTCATGTTCCTCAAACAATGCATGGTTCTGTTTATAATGATGGATG GTTTGAGGGTGTTTCTTGGAACTTGGATGAAACATTGATAGCATATGTAGCAGAAGAGCCCTCTTCTACAAGGCCAGTATTTAACAATATGGGTTACATGAAAGGGGGTTGTGCAGAGAAGGATTTTGGTAGTTGGAAAGGTCAAGGAGTCTGGGAGGAGGATTGGGGAGAAACATATTCTGCAAAGAGACGGCCTACACTTTTTGTTATCAACGTCAACAG TGGAGAGGTACAAGCTGTCAAAGGAATTGACAAATCTTTGAGCATTGGCCAAGTTGTCTGGGCTCCATGTACCGAAAGCTCGAATCAGTGTCTTGTTTTTGTCGGGTGGTCATCTGAGGCAAGAAAGCTTGGTATGAAGTACTGCTCTAACAGGCCTTGTGCATTGTATGCGGTTAGAGCACCACATCATGAGTCAAAACCCGAGAAACCAGAGCACCA CTCAACTGAAGAATTGCATGCACTGAATCTAACTCCAACAATAAGTAGTGCTCTTTTTCCGCGATTCAG TCCAAATGGAGAGTTTCTTGTATTTTTATCTGCAAAAAGTGCTGTGGATTCAGGAGTGCACAATGCTACAAATTCACTTCATAGGATTGATTGGCCAACTGATGGGAAACTGTACCAATCCGCCAAAATTCACGACGTC ATTCCTGTTGTAATGCGTGCTGAGGATGGTTGTTTCCCCGGGCTTTATTGTACAGCTATCCATGATAATCCTTGGCTTTCCGACAACTGCACAATGATCATATCATCCATATGGCACAGCTGTGAAGTTCTACTTTCTGTGAATGTGTTGAG TGGGGAAGTATTACGTATCAGCCCAGAAGACTCAAATTTCTCGTGGAATCTTCTTACACTGAATGGGAACAATATTCTCGCCA TTTCCAGCAATCCGGTCAATGTTCCTCAAATTATGTATGGAATGGTCGTTGAGAAGGCAAAGAGAAATACTACATGGAATTGGTCAAAGATATCTAGTCCCATATTCAAATGTTCTGACAAG GTTACAACTTTGCTGTCCTCTCTCCAGTGCAGTATACTGAAGATTTCAGTCACAGATGCTTCCAACGATCCAATAAAAG gtGCTGATAAACCTTTTGAAGCCATATTTGTATCATCCAAAACCATGAACAAGGATTTATGTAATCCATTAATTGTGATCCTTCATGGAGGGCCTCAAGACGTCTCTTTGTCACACTTCTCTAAGTCTTGGGCGTTTCTATCTTCGATTGGATATAGCTTGTTGATTGTAAATTACAG AGGTTCATTAGGATTTGGCGAGGAAGCACTACAGTCTCTTCCAGGGAAAGTTGGATCTCAG GATGTCAATGATGTTCTCTCTGCCATAGATCATGTGATCAACTTGGGTCTTGCCAGTCCATCCAAGATTACGGTGATGGGAATTTCACATGGTGGTTTTTTGACGACTCATTTGATTG GCACCAGAGAAGTTTGTAGCAGTTGCAGCAATTAA